A region of the Mycoplasma capricolum subsp. capricolum ATCC 27343 genome:
TAAAACATTAAAATCACCATTTCTTGTTTTATAAGATAGTTGAACATTATTAGTTGATAGATTAGAAATAATACTATCTCCATATTTATTCAATTTATAATTTAAGTTTTTATTAACAATAGTTGGTATTGTTAAAGTATTAGTTTTATGATCATAAACTTTAAAATTATTTAAATAAACATCATTATTTTGATTTTTATCATATGGAGAATTAATAATTTTATAAAGTTTTTGAACATTATTATTTGATAAAAATAGCTGATTTTTTTGCTTATCATCTAGTTTATAAGTTTGTTGATTTTTATCTAGTCCTAAAATACTATAATCAGCTTCAATATTATTTGATTTAGGTTTAAAAATAGTTGCTAGTTGATCTTTTTGTGGAATTATAGTTTGTTTTTGTCAACCAAAAGAAAGCTGATTTTTTCTAGATTCACTTGTTAAATAAGATTTAATAAATGAAGGAGAATAGCCTAAAATTAAATTTAAAATTTTTTCTTTTCATTCACCTGTATTTTGAATTTTTTCTTTAAAAATAGTCTTTAAAAGTTCTCCAACAAATTGAGTTAAAGGTTGAGTAACATTATTAGTTTCTCTAACTTTATCTATGTCATTTTTAAAGCGCTCATTTAAATCAGCATCATTTAAAACATAAGCATAAAGTTGTTCTATTGTTCCAATTGAAATACTTTTACCATTTGAAATACTAATTAGATATGAAGCTCAATCTAATAAGTTTTTATATAAATCAGAAACTCCAGTTTTTAAATATTCTTTAATAATTGATTTATATGGAGTCAGTATTTCAGCACTATTTATATTAGAATTATTATCTTTAGTACTAATTTTATAAATTAGTTGAGGTAAAACTGAAGAGTTTTGATTTGATAAAGTATAACTATTTGGATCTTCATAATAATTAATAGTTCCACTAGAGTCTTTAATTTCTTTATAAGTATTATCAATTTGTTCATGACCATTTCAAAAATTAAATACATCTTTTCCTAATGGGCTATTTGATAAACTATTATAAATTTCATACTGATTATTATAATTAACTTTTTTAAAGTAATTATCTTTAGCATATTTAGTAACACTAGGAATAGCTATACCAGCTGAAACAAATAAAGTTCCTACAAACACTAATACTAATAACAAACTAAAAGGTTTTTTACCAGATTCAGTTAGTTTTAGCATTAATAAAGTAGTAAATCTAGGTTTTTTAAAAATACGTTTATGTAATCAATCTGTAATTTTTGGTTTAGATCATTTCTTAGAACTTTTTATAATATCTAATACTGGTTTTTTAATATGAAATAAAGCAACCAAAAATGAAAATACTCCAATTAAAACTCCAAAAATAATAATAGATATTAACGGTGCTAATCAATCATAAGTCAGTACATTTGTTTTAAAACTAAAATAATCTTTAAAAATAGCAACAAATGGGACTTGTAACATTGTACCAGCCATTCAACCTAAAGGTATTGCTATAAAAACTAGAATCACAGCATATGAAACATATGATCATGAAATAGTACTGCTTGAAGCTCCATTTGCTTTTAAAATACCAATTTGCTTTGAGTTTGCTTGAATTGATTTAATAACTCCAACAAATACAGCTAATGCTGAAACAAGAGCAATTAAACTAGCTGTTAGAAATGTTGCTAGTGAATATCAAAATGCAACTCTTTGATATAAAGTTCAATTTAAAGAATATGAAGAATCACTAAATTGTTGATTTTTATAAAATGTCTGAATTTCAGTTCCTTTTTGCTTAGCTATAATGTTATCTCTAATTTTATCTGCTACTGAAAAATGATCAAAATATACATTTTTAATATTTAAAGAATTATTGTTTTTAATTAAAAAGAAATTAAATGTAGAAGTTTGATCATTTCCTGTTGCTGAATTTCCATCACCTAAAATTTGATTAATAGTTGTAAAGTCAGCATAAATTAAACCTCCAGAATCAGATTTTGGTAAGGGAACATTTGGATCTGAAGTTGGAAAAAATGAATAAGTATCAACAGCATAACCTGTAACAATTAAACCTTTAGCATTACCTAAAGTTAAACGATCACAGATTCGAATTTTATTAGCTTTTGCAAATTGTTTACTTATTGTTATTTCACTAGCACTACTTGGAGCGTGTCCATTTAAAATTATGTAGTTAGTATAATTTTTATTACTTATATCAACAATTCTAAATGTCTTTTTAGTGATTGGATCATTAAATATAGTTTCAGGTCTAATGTATAAATCATAACCATTAGCTAAAGCAGATAGTTTATGATGAGTTAAAAATGCAGCTGTAATTGGAAAATCTGAAGCAACTGTAGTTTCAAGATCATTTGTTTTACTAGTATAAAAATTAATAGATTTTTCACCAATATTAGCAAATGGATCAGCATTCATAGCTAATATATCTACAAAACTATTATTTTTAAATATTTCAGGTAATTCTTTTACATCTTGAGAATAAGTATTTGAATTTGAAACAAAACCTCTTAATTCTTGAGTTTCACTATATTGAATTACATTAGTAATATCAGTTTCATTACCAGTATTATGATAAGTAATTTGAAGTGGTCTTAAAATACCTTTAAAACCTTGTTTAACTAATTGAGTAAAGAAATCTTGTTCTTGTTGTTTATCATCTTTATTTTCTAATTTAATTAAGAATTTCATTTTTTGAAATTCACTAGTAGGTACACTTGAATCAAAAGTTAAAGTATAAAGGTTATCATTAGTTGCGATATATTCATCTTTATAACTTGCCTTTTTATTGTTTTCATCAAAATATTTACCAAATAAAAATTCATAAAAATATTTATATGCTTCTTCTTGGTGTGCAAAAGTTTGCTGACTTAGCTCATTTTTGCTATCTTGTAAAAATGTTTGAATAGTCTTAAAGAAATATTGAGAAAGTGATTCAAAAGCATAATATGAGTAAAAGTAAGTCTTTAAATCATCTGGATTAGTATTTTTTAAATTTTGAATTTTAGTTTTATTTTTAATAAAATCAGATCAGTTACTTTTAATATTTTTTTCTTTATTATAGAAATGTTTATATCAATTTGGATTAGATTGAGTATATCTACCAATTACAGTATTTTTAATAGCTGGATCATTTTTTGAAAGTAAATCAACCATTGTATTAAAAAACGCATCATTTATAACAAAGTCAAAATCTTGTTGTTGGTTTGCTATTTGCTTTTTATCATCATCATTGTCTTCATATATAAAAATATCTTTTTTTCTTGCTCAAGCATCTTTAAATTCCTTTGAACTTGTTGCAATTGTTAAAAGGTTTTTTTCACCATAAATATCATTAAAAGTTAGATTAAAATTATCATAACCCTCATCTTTAAATCCAGTATATTGTTTATTTACAAAATCAAAAATAGGAATAAATAAAGGTTCACCTTTTTTAGGTCTAGCTTTACTTCCAACTGTTATTTGATAAGTTGAATCGAATTTAGGGGAGTTTTGGTTATTAACAACTTGATTATAAGCTGAACTTAATCTTTTATTAGTGGTAAAAGAAATTGTTAAAATACTTGAAGCAATAAAAGTCAAAACTACAATAACAACTAGTTGAAGCTTGAATTTTAAAATTCATTTTACTCCCTGTTTTAGCATTAAATATAAATTTTTCATAACACTTCTTTTCTATTGCTAATTTTTAAAAGTCAAAAACTATGCCATATTGAGCATAGTGAACCATAATAATATAATATAATAATAAAACGTGTTTTAATATTACAACTAAATTTTTTAGTTAATTTAATAGGTAAATCATTATGTTAAAATTTATTAAAAATAATAAGTGATGAGTAGCTATAATTTCTATTTTTGCTATCTTTTTTAGTAGTTTTGGAATTTTTGCAAAAAGTTATGTAGATTCAAACAAACAAAAGATAGTTAATAAAATTCAAAATTATGTCCAAGCTAGCTCATATGCAGTTAGATCAAGAATTTTAAAAGAAACAGAAAATCTTAATGAAGATTATCTTAATGAAAAGATTGGAAAAAAACCATTGTTAAGTGAGTTTAACAGTGATTTTATTTGACGACCAAATAATAGTAAAACTACTTCTTCTGATACTATTTCAGATCTTTGAAAAACTTATTTTGGTTCATCTAATAATGTATTAAATAAAGATTTACAAATCCAATATAAAAATAATAATGAATATAAAAATATAGAAAGTTCAAAAGGAGAAATAACTCCAAAAAATATTGATTTTTTATTAAGTATAAGTAAATCGGCTGAAAAGTTTTTAAATGGTTTTGCTCCTTCTTTAGCTTCTTTAGGTTTATCTTTTTTGCAAAATAAAGTTTTAAACAATAGAGATAATCCTAATTTTAAAAAATACAAAGATGGAATAAATAAATTTGCTGATGTTATTGAAAACAATAAAGATCTTTTTAGTTATTTAGGCAAACTACTTACTCCTAAACCACTAGAAAAAGATTAT
Encoded here:
- a CDS encoding ABC transporter permease is translated as MKNLYLMLKQGVKWILKFKLQLVVIVVLTFIASSILTISFTTNKRLSSAYNQVVNNQNSPKFDSTYQITVGSKARPKKGEPLFIPIFDFVNKQYTGFKDEGYDNFNLTFNDIYGEKNLLTIATSSKEFKDAWARKKDIFIYEDNDDDKKQIANQQQDFDFVINDAFFNTMVDLLSKNDPAIKNTVIGRYTQSNPNWYKHFYNKEKNIKSNWSDFIKNKTKIQNLKNTNPDDLKTYFYSYYAFESLSQYFFKTIQTFLQDSKNELSQQTFAHQEEAYKYFYEFLFGKYFDENNKKASYKDEYIATNDNLYTLTFDSSVPTSEFQKMKFLIKLENKDDKQQEQDFFTQLVKQGFKGILRPLQITYHNTGNETDITNVIQYSETQELRGFVSNSNTYSQDVKELPEIFKNNSFVDILAMNADPFANIGEKSINFYTSKTNDLETTVASDFPITAAFLTHHKLSALANGYDLYIRPETIFNDPITKKTFRIVDISNKNYTNYIILNGHAPSSASEITISKQFAKANKIRICDRLTLGNAKGLIVTGYAVDTYSFFPTSDPNVPLPKSDSGGLIYADFTTINQILGDGNSATGNDQTSTFNFFLIKNNNSLNIKNVYFDHFSVADKIRDNIIAKQKGTEIQTFYKNQQFSDSSYSLNWTLYQRVAFWYSLATFLTASLIALVSALAVFVGVIKSIQANSKQIGILKANGASSSTISWSYVSYAVILVFIAIPLGWMAGTMLQVPFVAIFKDYFSFKTNVLTYDWLAPLISIIIFGVLIGVFSFLVALFHIKKPVLDIIKSSKKWSKPKITDWLHKRIFKKPRFTTLLMLKLTESGKKPFSLLLVLVFVGTLFVSAGIAIPSVTKYAKDNYFKKVNYNNQYEIYNSLSNSPLGKDVFNFWNGHEQIDNTYKEIKDSSGTINYYEDPNSYTLSNQNSSVLPQLIYKISTKDNNSNINSAEILTPYKSIIKEYLKTGVSDLYKNLLDWASYLISISNGKSISIGTIEQLYAYVLNDADLNERFKNDIDKVRETNNVTQPLTQFVGELLKTIFKEKIQNTGEWKEKILNLILGYSPSFIKSYLTSESRKNQLSFGWQKQTIIPQKDQLATIFKPKSNNIEADYSILGLDKNQQTYKLDDKQKNQLFLSNNNVQKLYKIINSPYDKNQNNDVYLNNFKVYDHKTNTLTIPTIVNKNLNYKLNKYGDSIISNLSTNNVQLSYKTRNGDFNVLPKQAWIYDDSDYLKTKYVNKHAKWEEQPIQFINTKDNYSSYGYEVVENNTEKYYYLNPYNLDVNKFTQRQVIDIWSKDSNNQIIAKQHEDIVDESPLFGDFVINNDAQIIKSFIRPYYQLRNLLLFIPITNEVSWEDFALYASGWNKSSEHNLDLKTIISDLDKNDDHTRNYKYPAIRKLEADLVPNSVKNAWKSAISTIDNNTKYLAIRPYDFSIQQEKWSNNYYEYFILNDKKQIIGVNPHSADKAIPNLLLNSVPHFYRRAVGKRKNVPAIIQLHNKNVSYVNKDLKIKLQKVDDIDIYGKAYALVDSDLANMLYGFDISRSTNYNYKPFDTSKIIKKGELFNTYKTTNWLKVNNKDPWKQAFISQKDTFSYSPHYYYNTIFSNSSEPLIITSSVSLISEQRLGIAILDLMNLSDYKAGIVDVDFTFETKQLLNQIAKTAIYIAIIIITAIMLCASLLIMLITDIYISQYKSFMIMLRSMGYTNTQVMFYTLGVATIFSLLISFITTIIVFSSTTIIDKAFSANGFSIPINVYWISVVFCILLILVSFFSSLWVSTKRVRNAEPSTMLSEVDD